One Marmota flaviventris isolate mMarFla1 chromosome 17, mMarFla1.hap1, whole genome shotgun sequence genomic window, GCctatttacaaatataaacaatgaCAGGAAAAGACTGTTGCATGTGACAAAACCAGCCTCTTGGCAGGGTATAAAAGGGGACATGGGTCAGAGAGAGACTCCAAAACTTCGAAACTCACCTTCCTGGAAACACCCCAGAACCTCCAGTCTCTGACACCATGTGCAACTCCTCTTGTGGCTCCTGCTGCTctggccagggctgtggctgctGCCAGCCCAGGTGCTGCCAGACCACCTGCTGCAGGACCATCTGCTGCCGCCCCAGCTGCTGTGGCTCCAGTTGCTACAGCCCATGCTGTGGTGGTTCCAGTGGCTgtggctcctgctgctgctgccccacCTGCATTAGGACCACCTGCTGCCGCCCCAGCTGCTGTGGGTCCTGCTGTGGTGGTTCCAGTGGCTGTGGCTCCAGTGGCTGTGGCTCCTGTTGCTGCTGCCCCACCTGCATTAGGACCACCTGCTGCCGCCCCAGCTGCTGTGGCTCCAGCTGCTGCAGCCCCTGCTGTTCCAGTTCCAGTGGCTATGGAGGTTCCAGTGGATGTGGCTCCTGCTGCCACCCTTGCTGCTGCCGCCCCATCTGCTGTAGGACCACTTGCTGCCCCCCCAACTTCTGTGGCTCCTGTTGATGCGCCCTATGTGCTGACAGTCTGGGCTGCTGGCCCCCTTGCTCTCAGCCACCCCAGGAGCTACATGTCAGCTCCTGCAGGCCCTCCTGCTACAGCACCAGAAGCTGCCAGACCCCCTGCTGCACATCCCAGAGCTGCCCTCACCTGCTGCGCTTCCAGCTGCTGCCCCCTGTTTGTCTCCAGACCACCTGATGCTCCCAGTCAGCCCTAGTGGTTCCTGCTGCTGAGATCTGACCTCATCTCTGTTCTTCAACCAGTGTCCTCCAGGGCCTCCATCTCTCAGCCCCACAGGATGGAGCAATGGgacactcccctcccccactgcatGCTCAGTCTCTGACCAATGTCAGCAAGTTTGAATTTTCTCTAGCCTCCCTCTACTTTCACATTCCCCCTTTGGACACAATTGCTCTctgacttgctgtctcatgtggACATAGACCTGCAtcttcaataaaaatgtattttactggCAAAACACATAATGGCCTCatgtctcttcctttttcccttttttgaatTGCTGTTCTACtctgactatatatatatatatatggttttggGGGGGAGGGAGCAAGACATCTATCAAGATTTAAAAACTGTAACAGACCATGTCAGATGACCCTACTCCACTCTGTGAGCATTTGTCATCTAATATCTGAAGATGGTTTGGAAAGCAAGCCCCTGGACCTCCTTGCCTGAGGGCTTTGTGTAAATGGAGATCAACCTCTGGGCAGGAAGGTTTAAGGGTCCAGGAGTTGGTGCACAGAAGCTCCAGCTCAATGTCGCCTGGGTGGTCCTTCCAGCCCTCCCTAGGTCCTCTGTGGGACTGGACCTCCTATGACCCCTGTGCTGTGCTGCTCACCGTCTCCTGCCTTCTTTCTGCCCAGAATCACTTTCCAAATTCCCTGCAGTGCTCCGTGTGACCATTTTCCAAAGTTCTAAGTCCTAAATCATTTCTATCTGGATATTTTCAAGGCAACCAAAACTAGGACCCCTCTCCTCCCATTCTCAGTGTGGTGTCCTAACACAACCTTTCAAACAACATGGAAGGCCTCTATCTTGTCAGGTCAATCTTAGCTTGACCCTGTATCATACTGATAaatctttttaacaaatagttatTTCCTACCAATCTCTTCACAGTGTCCTGAAGATAACACTGGATATATCACTCTATTACTGGACCTTAGGGACAGGGGACAATACCAGGTGGA contains:
- the LOC139702513 gene encoding keratin-associated protein 4-2-like yields the protein MCNSSCGSCCSGQGCGCCQPRCCQTTCCRTICCRPSCCGSSCYSPCCGGSSGCGSCCCCPTCIRTTCCRPSCCGSCCGGSSGCGSSGCGSCCCCPTCIRTTCCRPSCCGSSCCSPCCSSSSGYGGSSGCGSCCHPCCCRPICSTPGATCQLLQALLLQHQKLPDPLLHIPELPSPAALPAAAPCLSPDHLMLPVSPSGSCC